From Micromonospora rifamycinica, a single genomic window includes:
- a CDS encoding methyltransferase domain-containing protein, with product MTRLDRVEQSTRGRFAGPPLTPRTAVVWSVLAAELDRRADVELSVLDVGGGTGGFAVPLAQAGHRVTVVDASPDALAALTRRAAEAGVADRVRAVQGDGDALTGLVEPASVDLVLCHSVLEVVDDPGPVATALAGALRPGGAASVLVPGRAAAVLGRAMNGQMEVAAALVAAADGAAGPRDTLRRRFDAGEAAALLSAAGLTVEEIHGVRVLADLLPASVADAQPGALVELERALAGRPPYRDLAAQLHLFARRPA from the coding sequence GTGACTAGGCTCGACCGGGTGGAGCAGAGCACCCGAGGCCGGTTCGCCGGGCCGCCGCTGACCCCCCGTACCGCCGTCGTCTGGTCGGTGCTCGCCGCCGAGCTGGACCGGCGGGCCGACGTCGAGCTGTCAGTGCTCGACGTGGGTGGCGGCACGGGCGGGTTCGCCGTGCCGCTGGCCCAGGCCGGCCACCGGGTGACCGTGGTCGACGCCAGCCCTGACGCGCTCGCCGCGCTCACCCGCCGGGCCGCCGAGGCCGGGGTGGCCGACCGGGTACGCGCCGTGCAGGGCGACGGCGACGCGCTGACCGGCCTGGTCGAACCGGCCTCCGTCGACCTGGTGCTGTGCCATTCGGTGCTGGAGGTGGTCGACGACCCGGGTCCGGTGGCGACCGCGCTGGCCGGCGCGCTGCGCCCCGGGGGTGCGGCGAGTGTGCTGGTCCCCGGGCGGGCCGCCGCCGTGCTGGGCCGGGCGATGAACGGCCAGATGGAGGTCGCCGCCGCGCTGGTCGCCGCCGCCGACGGGGCCGCCGGCCCCCGGGACACCCTGCGCCGCCGGTTCGACGCCGGGGAGGCCGCCGCGCTGCTGAGTGCCGCCGGCCTCACCGTGGAGGAGATCCACGGGGTACGCGTCCTGGCCGACCTGCTGCCCGCCAGCGTCGCCGACGCCCAGCCGGGTGCCCTGGTGGAGCTGGAACGGGCGCTGGCCGGGCGCCCGCCGTACCGGGACCTCGCCGCCCAGCTGCACCTGTTCGCCCGCCGGCCGGCATGA
- a CDS encoding alkaline phosphatase family protein yields MTGVPRSGLPAPPADPLAVVPPRYGGGSLADVLPSALAVLGVPGAVDLLGLAPGLAGVRRIAVLLVDGLGWYQLPTAARYAPTLTGLAATVGRPLTSGFPSTTPTSLVTLGAGAAPGAHGVLGFTVRVPGTDRVLNHIDWAGDPDPLHWQPVRTQWQRARAAGVAVTVVSRPEYAGSGLTLAANRGGDYRGAAGVDALARTMLAVLAAGTGPTLVSGYHPDLDRHGHLSGVDSAPWRIAAAGVDGLLARLVDGLPPDAALLVTADHGQLDVPAGHRFDLDTDLRLRAGVRVVAGEPRVRYLHVEPGAVDDVLATWSAVLGPAARVTTREELVAEGWFGPVDEDHLHRVGDVVVTCRDTYAVLATRSEPPAASRLVAYHGADTAAEMTVPLLVVRG; encoded by the coding sequence ATGACCGGCGTGCCCCGCAGTGGCCTGCCCGCGCCTCCCGCCGATCCGCTGGCGGTGGTGCCGCCGCGCTACGGCGGGGGCAGCCTGGCCGACGTGCTGCCCAGCGCGTTGGCCGTGCTCGGTGTGCCGGGCGCGGTCGACCTGCTCGGGCTCGCGCCGGGCCTGGCCGGGGTACGGCGGATCGCGGTGTTGCTGGTCGACGGCCTCGGGTGGTACCAGCTCCCCACCGCCGCCCGGTACGCCCCGACCCTGACCGGGCTGGCCGCGACGGTGGGCCGCCCGCTGACCTCGGGTTTCCCCTCCACCACCCCGACCAGCCTGGTCACCCTGGGCGCGGGGGCGGCCCCCGGGGCGCACGGCGTGCTCGGCTTCACCGTCCGGGTGCCCGGCACCGACCGGGTGCTCAACCACATCGACTGGGCCGGCGACCCGGACCCGCTGCACTGGCAGCCGGTGCGGACCCAGTGGCAGCGCGCCCGTGCCGCCGGGGTCGCGGTGACCGTGGTGAGCCGCCCCGAGTACGCCGGCAGCGGGCTCACCCTGGCCGCCAACCGGGGCGGCGACTACCGGGGGGCCGCCGGGGTGGACGCCCTGGCCCGGACGATGCTGGCGGTGCTGGCCGCCGGTACCGGCCCCACCCTGGTCTCCGGCTACCACCCCGACCTGGACCGGCACGGGCACCTGAGCGGGGTCGACTCGGCGCCGTGGCGGATCGCCGCCGCCGGGGTGGACGGCCTGCTGGCCCGGCTCGTCGACGGGCTGCCGCCGGATGCCGCGCTGCTGGTCACCGCCGACCACGGCCAGCTCGACGTGCCCGCGGGGCACCGCTTCGACCTGGACACCGACCTGCGGCTACGGGCCGGGGTGCGGGTGGTCGCCGGTGAGCCCCGGGTGCGGTACCTGCACGTCGAGCCGGGTGCGGTGGACGACGTGCTGGCCACCTGGTCGGCGGTGCTCGGCCCGGCGGCCCGGGTGACCACCCGCGAGGAGCTGGTGGCCGAGGGCTGGTTCGGCCCGGTCGACGAGGACCACCTGCACCGGGTCGGCGACGTGGTGGTGACCTGCCGGGACACGTACGCGGTGCTGGCCACCCGGTCCGAGCCGCCGGCGGCGTCCCGGCTGGTGGCGTACCACGGGGCGGACACGGCGGCGGAGATGACCGTGCCGCTGCTGGTGGTGCGGGGCTGA